The following coding sequences lie in one Arachis hypogaea cultivar Tifrunner chromosome 9, arahy.Tifrunner.gnm2.J5K5, whole genome shotgun sequence genomic window:
- the LOC112710566 gene encoding WRKY transcription factor 23 isoform X2: MYMEKDNMDLKKTEDAVAFGSSNGYYNNPLLLSSAFDFSCEVEKSSFMELLGVQDYYNNSGAVLDLPQLSKATVLPFTTVNASCDDTAKECSEVLNQKHQPATPNSSSISSASSEAVNDEHNKTVEQDDHDDDSEEDEGEEEQQKKTKKELKAKKTKQKRQREPRFAFMTKSEVDHLEDGYRWRKYGQKAVKNSPFPRSYYRCTSASCNVKKRVERSFTDPSVVVTTYEGQHIHPSPVMPRSAIAGVGSPMIPPGVSTANLGSPLPGNYMSHYHQHRHHHQQLLVNTLFSLGIPYNNSNNIDNSSFSQDNGLLQDIVPSHMLKENRRDIVEN, from the exons atgtatatggagAAGGATAACATGGATTTGAAGAAGACTGAGGATGCTGTTGCTTTTGGATCCTCAAACGGTTATTATAATAATCCGTTGTTATTGTCGAGTGCGTTTGATTTCAGCTGTGAAGTGGAGAAAAGCTCGTTTATGGAGTTGCTGGGAGTGCAGGACTACTATAATAATAGTGGTGCTGTGCTTGATTTGCCACAGTTATCAAAAGCTACAGTTCTTCCTTTTACCACGGTTAACGCTTCTTGTGACGATACTGCTAAAGAGTGTTCTGAAGTGTTGAACCAGAAGCACCAACCTGCAACTCCGAATTCGTCTTCGATTTCGTCCGCGTCGAGCGAAGCTGTCAACGATGAACACAATAAAACTGTAGAACaagatgatcatgatgatgatagtgaagaagatgaaggagaagaagagcagcAGAAAAAGACTAAGAAAGA GTTGAAGGCAAAGAAGACAAAGCAGAAGAGACAGAGAGAACCGAGATTCGCGTTCATGACTAAAAGCGAGGTCGATCATCTGGAAGACGGTTACAGATGGAGAAAGTACGGTCAAAAGGCTGTCAAAAACAGCCCCTTTCCAAG GAGCTATTATCGTTGCACCAGTGCTTCATGTAATGTAAAGAAGCGTGTGGAGCGGTCATTTACTGATCCAAGCGTTGTGGTAACTACCTATGAAGGCCAACACATACATCCAAGCCCAGTTATGCCTCGTTCAGCCATTGCCGGCGTCGGATCTCCGATGATACCGCCGGGTGTCTCCACTGCCAACTTGGGTTCTCCCTTGCCTGGAAACTACATGTCGCACTATCACCAGCATcgccaccaccaccaacaactaCTAGTGAATACATTGTTCTCCTTGGGCATCCCTTACAACAATAGCAACAATATTGATAACTCTTCTTTTTCTCAAGACAATGGGCTTCTTCAAGATATTGTTCCTTCACACATGTTGAAAGAGAA TAGGAGAGACATAGTTGAGAATTGA
- the LOC112710566 gene encoding WRKY transcription factor 23 isoform X1 → MYMEKDNMDLKKTEDAVAFGSSNGYYNNPLLLSSAFDFSCEVEKSSFMELLGVQDYYNNSGAVLDLPQLSKATVLPFTTVNASCDDTAKECSEVLNQKHQPATPNSSSISSASSEAVNDEHNKTVEQDDHDDDSEEDEGEEEQQKKTKKELKAKKTKQKRQREPRFAFMTKSEVDHLEDGYRWRKYGQKAVKNSPFPRSYYRCTSASCNVKKRVERSFTDPSVVVTTYEGQHIHPSPVMPRSAIAGVGSPMIPPGVSTANLGSPLPGNYMSHYHQHRHHHQQLLVNTLFSLGIPYNNSNNIDNSSFSQDNGLLQDIVPSHMLKEKYRRDIVEN, encoded by the exons atgtatatggagAAGGATAACATGGATTTGAAGAAGACTGAGGATGCTGTTGCTTTTGGATCCTCAAACGGTTATTATAATAATCCGTTGTTATTGTCGAGTGCGTTTGATTTCAGCTGTGAAGTGGAGAAAAGCTCGTTTATGGAGTTGCTGGGAGTGCAGGACTACTATAATAATAGTGGTGCTGTGCTTGATTTGCCACAGTTATCAAAAGCTACAGTTCTTCCTTTTACCACGGTTAACGCTTCTTGTGACGATACTGCTAAAGAGTGTTCTGAAGTGTTGAACCAGAAGCACCAACCTGCAACTCCGAATTCGTCTTCGATTTCGTCCGCGTCGAGCGAAGCTGTCAACGATGAACACAATAAAACTGTAGAACaagatgatcatgatgatgatagtgaagaagatgaaggagaagaagagcagcAGAAAAAGACTAAGAAAGA GTTGAAGGCAAAGAAGACAAAGCAGAAGAGACAGAGAGAACCGAGATTCGCGTTCATGACTAAAAGCGAGGTCGATCATCTGGAAGACGGTTACAGATGGAGAAAGTACGGTCAAAAGGCTGTCAAAAACAGCCCCTTTCCAAG GAGCTATTATCGTTGCACCAGTGCTTCATGTAATGTAAAGAAGCGTGTGGAGCGGTCATTTACTGATCCAAGCGTTGTGGTAACTACCTATGAAGGCCAACACATACATCCAAGCCCAGTTATGCCTCGTTCAGCCATTGCCGGCGTCGGATCTCCGATGATACCGCCGGGTGTCTCCACTGCCAACTTGGGTTCTCCCTTGCCTGGAAACTACATGTCGCACTATCACCAGCATcgccaccaccaccaacaactaCTAGTGAATACATTGTTCTCCTTGGGCATCCCTTACAACAATAGCAACAATATTGATAACTCTTCTTTTTCTCAAGACAATGGGCTTCTTCAAGATATTGTTCCTTCACACATGTTGAAAGAGAAGTA TAGGAGAGACATAGTTGAGAATTGA
- the LOC112710566 gene encoding WRKY transcription factor 23 isoform X3: MYMEKDNMDLKKTEDAVAFGSSNGYYNNPLLLSSAFDFSCEVEKSSFMELLGVQDYYNNSGAVLDLPQLSKATVLPFTTVNASCDDTAKECSEVLNQKHQPATPNSSSISSASSEAVNDEHNKTVEQDDHDDDSEEDEGEEEQQKKTKKELKAKKTKQKRQREPRFAFMTKSEVDHLEDGYRWRKYGQKAVKNSPFPRSYYRCTSASCNVKKRVERSFTDPSVVVTTYEGQHIHPSPVMPRSAIAGVGSPMIPPGVSTANLGSPLPGNYMSHYHQHRHHHQQLLVNTLFSLGIPYNNSNNIDNSSFSQDNGLLQDIVPSHMLKEN; encoded by the exons atgtatatggagAAGGATAACATGGATTTGAAGAAGACTGAGGATGCTGTTGCTTTTGGATCCTCAAACGGTTATTATAATAATCCGTTGTTATTGTCGAGTGCGTTTGATTTCAGCTGTGAAGTGGAGAAAAGCTCGTTTATGGAGTTGCTGGGAGTGCAGGACTACTATAATAATAGTGGTGCTGTGCTTGATTTGCCACAGTTATCAAAAGCTACAGTTCTTCCTTTTACCACGGTTAACGCTTCTTGTGACGATACTGCTAAAGAGTGTTCTGAAGTGTTGAACCAGAAGCACCAACCTGCAACTCCGAATTCGTCTTCGATTTCGTCCGCGTCGAGCGAAGCTGTCAACGATGAACACAATAAAACTGTAGAACaagatgatcatgatgatgatagtgaagaagatgaaggagaagaagagcagcAGAAAAAGACTAAGAAAGA GTTGAAGGCAAAGAAGACAAAGCAGAAGAGACAGAGAGAACCGAGATTCGCGTTCATGACTAAAAGCGAGGTCGATCATCTGGAAGACGGTTACAGATGGAGAAAGTACGGTCAAAAGGCTGTCAAAAACAGCCCCTTTCCAAG GAGCTATTATCGTTGCACCAGTGCTTCATGTAATGTAAAGAAGCGTGTGGAGCGGTCATTTACTGATCCAAGCGTTGTGGTAACTACCTATGAAGGCCAACACATACATCCAAGCCCAGTTATGCCTCGTTCAGCCATTGCCGGCGTCGGATCTCCGATGATACCGCCGGGTGTCTCCACTGCCAACTTGGGTTCTCCCTTGCCTGGAAACTACATGTCGCACTATCACCAGCATcgccaccaccaccaacaactaCTAGTGAATACATTGTTCTCCTTGGGCATCCCTTACAACAATAGCAACAATATTGATAACTCTTCTTTTTCTCAAGACAATGGGCTTCTTCAAGATATTGTTCCTTCACACATGTTGAAAGAGAA ctAG